Proteins found in one Hoplias malabaricus isolate fHopMal1 chromosome 17, fHopMal1.hap1, whole genome shotgun sequence genomic segment:
- the pcdh20 gene encoding protocadherin-20 produces MNVVCLLQRVLLVASVRQIICHTLQFSTPEEQVEGINIGTLSRAYSPPYQLLGRGYLRVNEETGDLYTTEQRIDRESLCPSQEGTECTISDEALVGPNQEVVKIIVIVEDINDNSPYFETNKILLKIPEDVSVGKRILLDDEAWDEDVGSNAKISYHLEGAGGFFSVTQDGSALELVVQKAMDREIQDEHHMLLVAVDNGSVALSATASLIISVLDVNDNCPEFNPNNPPTVTVPGGAAQGTTVCQVKATDRDLGHNAQITYSFSPQISKRAKTLFSLDQVTGRVSLGVDVRLDTQEEHVLKVVANGPDCPFVSTQVTVYMQPVESPEPALEIKFVAEYKNQTIVLRENEHPTVLALLGLRDPSSNQGVLSLEADGMPFTLKEQAGNYLLSTSKPLDFELCSDYNVTVVISEAQGKRVHARKVIKVEVEDVNDNAPHFELPHYQAEIEENNKPGVALIQVSATDADSQLNGKVSYYLIHNPPIFNIDETTGIVSVLEPLDREQQGAYVLTVLAKDQGSPSLEALVSVSINVLDQNDNEPTFHKPHFVFFVSENIQRLGQVGKIGVMDADEGDNGNVIDVRVLDEDTPFAVDMSQLTLRCTAEVDREKHDRYVLVLLAMDGGNPSRSSTASVTIFVEDVNDNQPQVILPSSNLSCQTISPSTKAGSIITKIYAVDRDSGMNSDITYHITAREPAWPKLFQIDTHSGNITLSQQLAGSDIGMHHLFIVVRDGGQPVPLQATVWVNLLVNETLEQCHLSTIPPFPSQPSEPFVLSAMEPHNNQVKSCTEPPWFILLCGLGLMVFSFCMLLAAIVIFVRYKNLIRKSRRKEPHELNLLGTSVGNDSIHTFNYGK; encoded by the exons ATGAACGTGGTGTGTCTGTTACAG AGGGTGCTTCTGGTGGCATCTGTCAGGCAGATCATATGCCACACGCTGCAATTCTCGACACCGGAGGAGCAGGTGGAAGGAATTAATATAGGCACTCTGAGCAGAGCTTACTCCCCTCCATACCAGCTGCTTGGTAGAGGATATTTGAGAGTGAATGAAGAAACAGGGGATTTGTATACGACAGAGCAGAGAATTGACAGAGAGAGCCTATGTCCATCTCAGGAGGGGACAGAATGTACCATCTCAGATGAGGCACTTGTGGGCCCTAATCAGGAGGTGGTGAAAATAATAGTTATTGTGGAGGATATTAATGATAACTCTCCTTATTTTGAAACTAATAAAATTCTCTTAAAAATTCCTGAGGATGTATCGGTTGGAAAGAGGATCCTGTTGGACGATGAAGCTTGGGACGAGGACGTTGGCAGCAATGCAAAGATAAGCTACCATCTGGAAGGAGCTGGAGGCTTCTTCAGTGTGACCCAGGATGGGTCTGCTCTTGAACTGGTTGTGCAAAAAGCAATGGACAGAGAGATTCAAGATGAGCACCACATGTTGCTTGTTGCTGTGGACAATGGTTCTGTGGCTCTGAGTGCTACAGCCTCTCTCATCATCTCAGTGTTAGACGTTAATGATAACTGCCCAGAGTTCAACCCCAATAATCCTCCCACAGTTACAGTGCCAGGAGGAGCAGCACAGGGCACAACTGTGTGCCAGGTTAAGGCCACTGACCGTGACCTTGGCCACAATGCTCAGATCACCTACTCCTTCAGCCCTCAAATTTCCAAGCGGGCCAAGACCCTCTTCTCTCTGGACCAAGTCACTGGAAGGGTCAGTTTAGGTGTGGATGTGCGGTTAGACACCCAGGAGGAACATGTGCTAAAAGTTGTCGCTAACGGCCCGGACTGTCCGTTCGTGTCAACACAAGTAACTGTATACATGCAGCCGGTGGAGAGCCCGGAGCCAGCCTTGGAGATCAAGTTCGTGGCGGAGTATAAAAACCAAACAATAGTGTTACGAGAGAATGAGCACCCTACTGTCTTGGCCCTTTTGGGGCTGAGAGACCCCTCAAGCAATCAAGGTGTTCTGTCCTTGGAGGCAGACGGCATGCCATTCACTTTGAAAGAGCAAGCAGGCAACTATCTGCTTTCAACATCAAAGCCACTAGATTTTGAACTGTGCAGTGACTATAACGTTACTGTCGTTATAAGCGAAGCCCAAGGCAAACGTGTGCATGCAAGAAAAGTGATCAAAGTGGAGGTTGAAGATGTGAATGATAACGCCCCACATTTCGAGCTGCCACACTATCAGGCAGAGATAGAGGAGAACAATAAACCTGGTGTGGCTTTAATACAAGTGAGTGCAACTGATGCTGACAGCCAACTCAATGGCAAGGTGTCATACTATTTAATTCACAATCCTCCTATCTTTAATATTGATGAAACCACAGGTATCGTGTCTGTATTAGAGCCTTTGGACAGGGAACAACAGGGTGCTTATGTGCTCACAGTACTGGCCAAGGATCAAGGCTCTCCATCTCTAGAGGCCTTGGTATCTGTATCCATAAATGTGCTGGACCAGAATGACAACGAGCCCACTTTTCACAAGCCACATTTTGTCTTCTTTGTCTCTGAGAACATTCAGAGGCTAGGCCAAGTAGGGAAGATCGGAGTGATGGACGCAGATGAAGGGGACAATGGAAATGTCATAGACGTGCGTGTTCTGGATGAGGACACTCCCTTTGCTGTGGACATGTCACAGTTGACACTTCGCTGCACTGCTGAAGTGGACCGGGAAAAGCATGACCGTTATGTGTTAGTCTTACTGGCCATGGACGGCGGGAACCCTTCACGTTCATCCACGGCTTCTGTGACCATTTTTGTAGAGGATGTCAATGACAACCAGCCTCAGGTTATCCTACCCAGCAGCAACCTCTCCTGCCAAACCATATCTCCCAGTACTAAGGCAGGCAGTATAATCACCAAGATTTATGCTGTTGACCGTGACTCAGGCATGAACTCAGACATCACCTACCACATCACAGCCAGGGAGCCCGCCTGGCCAAAGCTGTTTCAGATTGACACCCATTCAGGGAACATCACACTAAGCCAACAACTAGCAGGCAGTGACATTGGCATGCACCACCTCTTTATTGTTGTGAGAGATGGGGGACAGCCAGTGCCTTTGCAGGCCACAGTGTGGGTAAACCTGCTAGTCAATGAGACCTTGGAACAATGTCACCTTTCCACCATTCCTCCATTTCCATCTCAACCCTCAGAACCCTTTGTGCTCTCAGCAATGGAACCACACAACAACCAAGTAAAGTCTTGTACAGAACCTCCTTGGTTCATACTGCTCTGTGGTCTGGGTTTGATGGTGTTCTCGTTCTGCATGCTTCTAGCTGCCATTGTGATTTTTGTGAGATATAAAAATCTGATTCGCAAAAGTAGAAGGAAAGAGCCCCATGAACTTAATCTTTTAGGCACGAGTGTGGGAAATGACTCCATACATACTTTTAATTATGGGAAATGA
- the si:dkey-27i16.2 gene encoding regulator of cell cycle RGCC-like: MSTSNISDLELGDLLEEFNAVAEELEIPSLRAAPAYEHVLSAAKQRCSDGVNDSGIEDTDEGSEPSQGNSLNASVEELSTAGSTTTMKAKLGDTTDLQSFIENLDKVLEEM; this comes from the exons ATGTCTACCAGCAACATTTCAG ATCTGGAGCTTGGAGATCTTCTTGAGGAGTTTAATGCTGTGGCTGAGGAACTGGAGATTCCATCACTACGAGCGGCTCCTGCCTATGAGCATGTTCTCAGTGCAGCCAAACAGCGCTGCAGCGATGGGGTGAATGACAGCGGCATTGAAGACACTGATGAAG GTAGTGAACCATCCCAGGGAAACAGCTTGAATGCTAGTGTGGAGGAGCTGAGCACCGCAGGCTCTACGACTACAATGAAAG CCAAACTCGGGGACACCACAGACCTACAAAGCTTCATTGAGAACCTGGACAAAGTGCTTGAAG AGATGTGA